In Corylus avellana chromosome ca2, CavTom2PMs-1.0, the following proteins share a genomic window:
- the LOC132169698 gene encoding germin-like protein subfamily 1 member 16, with translation MIKGVHFLAIVALLSLAFSLVSTFDPSPLQDICVAIDDHKSGLQIPKNTENQVGSNVTTMNVDQILGLNTIGISLVRINYAPYGQNAVHTHPRATEILVVVEGTLLVGFVTSNPKNRLFTKIRKKGDVFVFPIDLIHVQFNAGETNVVAFAGSSSQNAGAITIVNAIFGSNPPINANVLAKAFQLDMNFIEALQKKF, from the exons ATGATAAAAGGAGTCCATTTCCTTGCAATTGTGGCTCTCTTGTCCCTTGCATTCTCCCTTGTCTCTACCTTCGATCCCAGCCCTCTTCAGGACATTTGTGTTGCAATTGATGACCACA AATCTGGGCTCCAAATTCCTAAAAATACAGAGAATCAAGTTGGGTCGAATGTCACTACTATGAATGTGGACCAAATCCTAGGCCTCAACACTATAGGCATATCTTTGGTTCGTATTAACTATGCACCATATGGCCAAAATGCCGTTCACACTCACCCTCGTGCCACAGAGATTCTGGTAGTCGTAGAAGGTACTCTGTTAGTTGGTTTTGTCACATCCAACCCAAAGAATCGACTTTTCACCAAAATACGAAAGAAGGGAGATGTCTTTGTATTCCCAATTGATCTCATTCATGTTCAGTTCAATGCGGGAGAGACTAATGTTGTAGCCTTCGCTGGTTCGAGCAGTCAAAATGCAGGTGCCATCACGATTGTAAATGCTATTTTCGGATCTAATCCTCCCATCAATGCTAATGTTCTTGCCAAGGCCTTCCAACTTGACATGAATTTTATTGAAGCTCTTCAGAAAAAGTTCTGA
- the LOC132171365 gene encoding germin-like protein subfamily 1 member 13, producing MMKGVHFLAIVALLSLASSFVSAFDPSPLQDICVAIDDPKSAVFVNGKFCKDLKDTKADDFYFSGLQIPGNTDNRVGSNVTTVNVDQIPGLNTLGISLVRIDYAPYGQNPPHTHPRATEILVVVEGTLLVGFVTSNPENRLFTKVLKKGDVFVFPIGLIHFQFNAGKTNAVAFAGLSSQNAGVITIANAVFGSNLPINSDVLAKAFQLDKNIIKDLQKKF from the exons ATGATGAAAGGAGTCCATTTCCTTGCAATTGTTGCTCTCTTGTCACTTGCATCCTCCTTTGTCTCTGCCTTCGATCCCAGCCCTCTTCAAGACATTTGTGTTGCAATTGATGACCCCAAATCTGCTG TGTTTGTGAATGGGAAATTCTGCAAGGATTTGAAGGATACCAAGGCCGATGATTTCTACTTCTCTGGGCTCCAAATTCCTGGAAATACAGACAATCGAGTTGGGTCAAATGTCACTACTGTGAATGTGGACCAAATCCCAGGCCTCAACACTCTAGGCATATCTTTGGTTCGCATTGACTATGCACCATATGGACAAAATCCTCCTCACACTCACCCTCGTGCGACTGAGATTCTGGTAGTCGTAGAAGGTACTCTGCTAGTTGGTTTTGTCACATCCAACCCAGAGAATCGTCTTTTCACCAAAGTTCTAAAGAAGGGAGATGTATTTGTGTTCCCAATTGGTCTCATTCACTTTCAGTTCAATGCGGGAAAGACTAATGCCGTAGCCTTTGCTGGTTTGAGCAGCCAAAATGCAGGAGTCATCACGATAGCAAATGCTGTTTTCGGATCTAATCTTCCCATCAACTCTGATGTTCTCGCCAAAGCTTTCCAACTTGACAAGAATATTATTAAAGATCTTCAGAAGAAGTTCTGA
- the LOC132169699 gene encoding germin-like protein subfamily 1 member 13: protein MMKGVHFLAIVALLSLASSFVSAFDPSPLQDICVAIDDPKSAVFVNGKFCKDLKDTKADDFYFSGLQIPGNTDNRVGSNVTTVNVDQIPGLNTLGISLVRIDYAPYGQNPPHTHPHRPLEFQCALTCCQKFLCPYSCAVAGHYAPPQSAVFRKGTSDSRSEATDQQDYVKHAP, encoded by the exons ATGATGAAAGGAGTCCATTTCCTTGCAATTGTTGCTCTCTTGTCACTTGCATCCTCCTTTGTCTCTGCCTTCGATCCCAGCCCTCTTCAAGACATTTGTGTTGCAATTGATGACCCCAAATCTGCTG TGTTTGTGAATGGGAAATTCTGCAAGGATTTGAAGGATACCAAGGCCGATGATTTCTACTTCTCTGGGCTCCAAATTCCTGGAAATACAGACAATCGAGTTGGGTCAAATGTCACTACTGTGAATGTGGACCAAATCCCAGGCCTCAACACTCTAGGCATATCTTTGGTTCGCATTGACTATGCACCATATGGACAAAATCCTCCTCACACTCACCCTC ATCGTCCTCTTGAGTTTCAATGCGCTCTCACGTGCTGTCAGAAGTTTCTGTGTCCCTATTCATGTGCTGTTGCCGGCCACTACGCTCCGCCTCAATCAGCTGTTTTCAGAAAAGGAACATCGGATTCTAGATCGGAGGCTACCGATCAACAGGACTATGTCAAGCATGCACCTTAG